The following proteins are encoded in a genomic region of Streptomyces sp. SLBN-31:
- a CDS encoding FMN-binding protein: MKRAIPVVVLSIAGLVPVWRYEPSAGAPATTPSASASTGSSSGTSSGTVVKGTTIRTDKGPVQVQVTFDGDRITAVRMLQQPNHPQTTAAVPKLVAETLRAQSADIDTVSGATITSDAYKESLQAAIDVRG; the protein is encoded by the coding sequence GTGAAGCGAGCCATACCTGTCGTCGTCCTGAGCATCGCGGGCCTGGTCCCGGTCTGGCGCTACGAGCCGTCGGCCGGCGCCCCGGCCACGACACCGTCCGCGTCCGCCTCCACGGGAAGCTCGTCGGGAACCTCGTCTGGGACCGTCGTCAAGGGGACGACGATCCGGACGGACAAGGGTCCGGTACAGGTCCAGGTCACCTTCGACGGCGACCGGATCACCGCCGTGCGCATGCTCCAGCAGCCGAACCACCCCCAGACGACGGCCGCCGTGCCGAAACTGGTCGCGGAGACGTTGCGGGCGCAGAGCGCGGACATCGACACGGTGTCCGGCGCGACGATCACCAGCGACGCCTACAAGGAGTCCCTGCAGGCCGCGATCGACGTGAGAGGCTGA
- a CDS encoding FAD:protein FMN transferase has protein sequence MGFPVSLRVDDEDVPERAADEVFAWLREVDARFSPYRPDSEVCRHDRGELERHELSDDLVEVLDLCEHYRRATGGAFDARLPGRGLDPNAVVKGWSVQRAADLLRAAGARRFVLNAGGDVVAAGGPWRVGVRHPEHADKLCAVLELTDGAVATSARYERGDHIVDGRTGRPATGLLSLTVVAPSLTEADSVATAAFAMGTEGIGWAASLPGCEVFAVDTGGQVLRTEGFPVAREDPAPG, from the coding sequence ATGGGCTTTCCCGTCTCGCTGCGGGTGGACGACGAGGACGTACCCGAGCGGGCCGCGGACGAGGTCTTCGCGTGGCTGCGCGAGGTCGACGCCCGGTTCAGCCCCTACCGGCCCGACAGCGAGGTGTGCCGCCACGACCGCGGTGAACTGGAGCGGCACGAGCTCAGCGACGACCTCGTCGAGGTCCTCGACCTGTGCGAGCACTACCGCCGGGCGACCGGCGGCGCGTTCGACGCGCGGCTGCCGGGGCGGGGGCTCGACCCCAACGCGGTGGTCAAGGGCTGGTCCGTGCAGCGGGCTGCCGACCTGCTGCGGGCGGCCGGGGCACGACGGTTCGTGCTGAACGCCGGCGGTGACGTGGTCGCCGCCGGCGGGCCCTGGCGGGTGGGAGTACGGCACCCCGAGCACGCCGACAAACTGTGCGCGGTGCTGGAACTGACCGACGGCGCCGTCGCCACCTCCGCCCGCTACGAGCGCGGCGACCACATCGTCGACGGCCGGACCGGACGTCCGGCGACCGGGCTGCTGAGCCTGACGGTCGTCGCCCCCTCGCTCACCGAGGCGGACTCGGTGGCCACGGCCGCCTTCGCGATGGGCACCGAGGGCATCGGCTGGGCCGCCTCGCTCCCCGGGTGCGAGGTGTTCGCCGTGGACACCGGGGGCCAGGTGCTGCGCACGGAGGGCTTCCCCGTCGCGCGGGAGGATCCGGCACCCGGATGA
- a CDS encoding glycosyltransferase family 39 protein has translation MTTLAPPPAPAQEGRHRAAAPPASRMRRLFTGAPGDPRWARPALWAILLLATVLYAWNLSSVTGNTFYNAAVYSGTRSWKAFFFGALDSGSFITVDKPPFALWVMGLSARVFGYGTWQLTLPMVAVGTGSVALLYRLVKRDFGAVAGTIAALTLTLTPITVAITRDTNPDPVLVLLMLLGAAALLKAVRSGRTMPLVWSAVAIGFAFNTKMMQAYVVLPVFFVVYLWAANTSLGRRIRNLAVATVALVVSSAWWMVIVDLLPASDRPYIGGSTDNTVWDLVIGYNGFGRILGASSSVGSQGNGASFGGSSGIYRMFNDIMGGQISWLIPFAAIALVGALVLRGRAPRTDARRAALMLWGGWFVLHYLTFSLAEGTFHPYYVTAMAPGIAALSGAGGVILYGALKERPAVGWGWVLPGAVAVSAVWAVVLLRRASGSGTVYTVAEVVVALAGAAAVLGLAAGRFTRRRRLIGLASLAAVVALLAGPAAYSVSTATTASTNGTNPTAGPSTGGGMGGGPGGGGMGGAPSGSGVGGGQSMGQPPTGTGSSSRSQAGRSAEGMGGGMGGGVSSAMITYLKKHQDGATWLVAVATDQTASSIILESGQPVISMGGWSGSDNAMTLAKLKSLVKSGKLHYVVVSSQGGGQGTDSAVSTWVKAHGTAVSAYSGLYRLDASDVA, from the coding sequence ATGACGACCCTCGCCCCGCCTCCCGCGCCCGCCCAGGAGGGCAGGCACCGGGCAGCCGCCCCGCCCGCCTCCCGGATGAGAAGGCTGTTCACCGGCGCCCCCGGGGACCCGCGCTGGGCCCGCCCCGCCCTGTGGGCGATCCTGCTCCTCGCGACGGTCCTGTACGCCTGGAACCTGTCCTCCGTCACCGGCAACACCTTCTACAACGCGGCCGTCTACTCCGGGACCAGGAGCTGGAAGGCGTTCTTCTTCGGCGCGTTGGACTCCGGCAGTTTCATCACCGTTGACAAACCGCCGTTCGCGCTGTGGGTGATGGGCCTTTCGGCCCGCGTGTTCGGTTACGGCACCTGGCAGTTGACGCTGCCGATGGTGGCCGTGGGCACCGGCTCCGTGGCCCTGCTGTACCGGCTGGTCAAGCGGGACTTCGGAGCGGTGGCGGGCACGATCGCCGCGCTGACACTGACGCTCACCCCGATCACGGTCGCCATCACCAGGGACACCAACCCGGACCCGGTCCTCGTCCTCCTGATGCTGCTCGGCGCGGCGGCCCTGCTGAAGGCCGTGCGCTCCGGCCGGACGATGCCGCTGGTGTGGTCCGCGGTCGCCATCGGCTTCGCCTTCAACACGAAGATGATGCAGGCGTACGTCGTCCTGCCCGTGTTCTTCGTGGTCTACCTGTGGGCCGCGAACACCTCGTTGGGCAGGCGGATCCGCAACCTCGCCGTGGCCACGGTGGCACTGGTCGTCTCCAGCGCCTGGTGGATGGTGATCGTCGACCTCCTCCCGGCCTCCGACCGCCCCTACATCGGCGGGTCGACCGACAACACCGTCTGGGACCTGGTCATCGGCTACAACGGCTTCGGCCGGATCCTCGGGGCGAGCTCGTCGGTCGGCTCGCAGGGCAACGGCGCGAGCTTCGGCGGCAGTTCGGGCATCTACCGGATGTTCAACGACATCATGGGCGGACAGATCTCCTGGCTGATCCCGTTCGCCGCGATCGCGCTCGTCGGCGCTCTGGTGCTGCGCGGCCGGGCGCCGCGCACGGACGCCCGGCGGGCGGCGCTGATGCTGTGGGGCGGCTGGTTCGTCCTGCACTACCTGACCTTCTCCCTCGCCGAGGGCACCTTCCACCCCTACTACGTCACCGCCATGGCCCCCGGTATCGCGGCACTGTCGGGTGCGGGCGGGGTCATCCTGTACGGCGCCCTCAAGGAGCGGCCGGCGGTCGGGTGGGGCTGGGTGCTGCCGGGTGCGGTCGCCGTCAGCGCGGTCTGGGCGGTCGTACTGCTCCGACGGGCCTCCGGCTCCGGCACGGTGTACACGGTCGCCGAGGTCGTGGTCGCGCTCGCCGGTGCGGCCGCGGTGCTCGGGCTGGCGGCCGGGCGGTTCACGCGGCGGCGGAGGCTGATCGGTCTCGCCTCGCTCGCGGCGGTCGTGGCCCTGCTCGCCGGTCCTGCCGCCTACTCGGTCTCGACGGCGACGACGGCGAGCACCAACGGCACCAACCCGACGGCCGGCCCCAGTACCGGCGGCGGCATGGGCGGCGGCCCCGGTGGTGGCGGCATGGGCGGCGCGCCGAGCGGATCAGGCGTCGGCGGAGGGCAGTCCATGGGGCAGCCGCCGACCGGTACCGGGAGCAGCAGCCGGTCGCAGGCCGGACGTAGCGCTGAAGGCATGGGCGGCGGCATGGGCGGTGGCGTGAGCTCCGCGATGATCACGTACCTGAAGAAGCACCAGGACGGCGCCACCTGGCTGGTGGCGGTGGCCACCGACCAGACCGCGTCCTCGATCATTCTGGAGTCGGGGCAGCCGGTCATCTCCATGGGCGGCTGGTCCGGCAGCGACAACGCGATGACGCTGGCCAAGCTCAAGAGCCTGGTGAAGTCGGGCAAGCTGCACTACGTCGTCGTCAGCAGCCAAGGCGGCGGCCAGGGCACCGACTCCGCTGTCTCCACCTGGGTCAAGGCCCATGGAACGGCGGTGAGCGCCTACAGCGGCCTGTACCGCCTGGACGCCTCCGACGTCGCCTGA
- a CDS encoding ABC transporter ATP-binding protein, with amino-acid sequence MIRIDSVTKRYPDGTVAVDNLSLEIPDRAITVFVGPSGCGKTTTLRMINRMIEPSTGTITIDGKDITKQPVNTLRRSMGYVIQNAGLFQHRTIVDNIATVPRLLGWDKTRARARARELMERVGLDGSLAKRYPYQLSGGQQQRVGVARALAADPPVLLMDEPFSAVDPVVRKGLQDELLRIQDELGKTIVFVTHDIDEAVKIGTMVAVMRTGGHLAQFAPPAELLSDPADAFVEDFLGADRGIRRLSFFSSAGLDLLTAPVVAVDATAEQIAARVSKDVPYLLVTDVAGLPLGWSEPGRLTAGAVDTARLLPYGRPFVHGKESLRAALDGAVLSPTGWAVAVDAGGRVTGVVSQQAIGEAIRTAHAEGRSDEKVAG; translated from the coding sequence TTGATACGAATAGATTCAGTCACCAAGCGCTACCCGGACGGCACGGTGGCGGTCGACAACCTGTCGCTGGAAATACCCGATCGTGCGATCACGGTGTTCGTCGGACCGTCGGGCTGCGGCAAGACGACCACGCTGCGGATGATCAACCGGATGATCGAGCCGAGCACCGGCACGATCACCATCGACGGCAAGGACATCACCAAGCAGCCGGTGAACACGCTGCGCAGGTCCATGGGTTACGTCATCCAGAACGCCGGTCTCTTCCAGCACCGCACGATCGTGGACAACATCGCCACCGTGCCCCGGCTGCTCGGCTGGGACAAGACCAGGGCGCGGGCCCGGGCCCGGGAGTTGATGGAGCGGGTCGGGCTCGACGGCTCCCTCGCCAAGCGCTACCCCTACCAGCTCTCCGGCGGCCAGCAGCAGCGCGTCGGCGTCGCACGGGCGCTCGCCGCGGACCCGCCGGTGCTGCTGATGGACGAGCCGTTCTCCGCCGTCGACCCGGTGGTCCGCAAGGGCCTGCAGGACGAACTGCTGCGCATCCAGGACGAGTTGGGCAAGACCATCGTCTTCGTCACCCACGACATCGACGAGGCCGTCAAGATCGGCACCATGGTCGCCGTGATGCGCACCGGCGGCCACCTCGCCCAGTTCGCGCCGCCCGCCGAACTGCTGTCGGACCCCGCCGACGCCTTCGTCGAGGACTTCCTCGGCGCCGACCGCGGCATCAGGCGGCTGTCCTTCTTCTCCTCCGCCGGACTCGACCTGCTGACCGCCCCGGTCGTCGCGGTCGACGCCACCGCCGAGCAGATCGCCGCCCGCGTCTCGAAGGACGTGCCCTACCTCCTCGTCACCGACGTGGCCGGCCTGCCCCTCGGCTGGAGCGAGCCGGGGCGGCTGACCGCGGGCGCCGTGGACACCGCCCGACTCCTTCCGTACGGGCGGCCCTTCGTGCACGGCAAGGAGTCCCTGCGCGCCGCCCTCGACGGCGCCGTCCTGTCGCCGACCGGCTGGGCGGTCGCGGTGGACGCCGGCGGCCGGGTCACCGGCGTGGTGTCCCAGCAGGCCATCGGCGAGGCCATCCGCACCGCCCACGCCGAGGGCCGCAGCGACGAGAAGGTCGCCGGATGA
- a CDS encoding ABC transporter permease, translated as MSGGLFDIPSDLQNSYWGLVGLHLREALIPVAVGLVVALPIAQLCVRLRWLYPPVLWVTTVLYAIPSLAFFVVLIDYTGQTETTVMIPLAVYSLVVFVPAIVDGVRSVPQETLDAATAMGLGPVRRYFQVQLPIAAPAIIAGLRIATVSSISLVSVGMLIGNQGALGNLLHDGQIYNQPRLIWLSVIGTAVLAVLADALLVVVRILVTPWMPRGGRAPRPVDEPEPLTAALEDAAR; from the coding sequence ATGAGCGGCGGGCTGTTCGACATACCGAGCGACCTGCAGAACTCCTACTGGGGTCTGGTCGGACTGCATCTGCGCGAGGCGCTGATCCCGGTCGCCGTCGGACTGGTGGTGGCGCTGCCCATCGCCCAACTCTGCGTGCGGCTGCGCTGGTTGTACCCGCCGGTGCTGTGGGTGACGACCGTCCTCTACGCCATCCCCTCACTCGCCTTCTTCGTCGTGCTGATCGACTACACCGGGCAGACCGAGACGACCGTGATGATCCCGCTGGCCGTCTACAGCCTGGTGGTGTTCGTCCCCGCGATCGTCGACGGTGTGCGATCGGTGCCGCAGGAGACGCTCGACGCGGCCACCGCGATGGGCCTCGGGCCCGTACGCCGTTATTTCCAGGTCCAGTTGCCCATCGCCGCGCCCGCGATCATCGCCGGTCTGCGGATCGCGACGGTCTCCAGCATCTCCCTCGTCTCCGTCGGCATGCTGATCGGCAACCAGGGCGCGCTGGGCAACCTGCTCCACGACGGCCAGATCTACAACCAGCCCCGCCTGATCTGGCTGTCCGTCATCGGTACGGCCGTCCTCGCCGTCCTCGCCGACGCGCTCCTCGTCGTCGTACGCATCCTGGTGACACCGTGGATGCCGCGCGGCGGCCGTGCGCCACGCCCCGTGGACGAGCCCGAACCCCTCACGGCCGCCCTGGAGGACGCCGCCCGATGA
- a CDS encoding ABC transporter permease: protein MNVLHLVNAFFSDGAHWHGYDGIPTRLREHVQYTLIALAIAAAIGLPIGLLTGHTGRGGNALALVATAGRALPSFGLLVLMFVLLGLGLTPVMIPLVVLAVPPILVTTYEAVRSVDPSPVDAARGMGMSESRVLFQVELPVALPLILSGLRSAAIQIVSTATIAAYVSLGGLGRYIVDGLYQLNYQKVVGGATLVAALALLTLGFFGLVARLTVSPGVRRGN, encoded by the coding sequence ATGAACGTCCTTCACCTCGTCAACGCCTTCTTCAGCGACGGCGCCCACTGGCACGGCTACGACGGCATCCCCACCCGGCTGCGCGAGCACGTCCAGTACACGCTGATCGCGCTGGCCATCGCCGCCGCCATCGGCCTGCCGATCGGCCTGCTCACCGGCCACACCGGCCGCGGCGGCAACGCCCTCGCCCTGGTCGCCACCGCGGGGCGCGCCCTGCCCAGCTTCGGCCTGCTGGTGCTGATGTTCGTCCTGCTGGGACTCGGCCTGACCCCGGTGATGATCCCGCTGGTCGTCCTCGCCGTCCCCCCGATCCTGGTCACCACCTACGAGGCGGTGCGCTCCGTCGACCCCTCTCCGGTGGACGCGGCCCGGGGCATGGGCATGTCGGAGTCCCGCGTCCTTTTCCAGGTCGAACTCCCGGTCGCGCTGCCGCTGATCCTCAGCGGCCTGCGCTCGGCGGCCATCCAGATCGTCTCCACGGCGACGATCGCCGCGTACGTCTCCCTCGGCGGCCTCGGCCGGTACATCGTGGACGGTCTCTACCAGCTCAACTACCAGAAGGTGGTGGGCGGCGCGACCCTGGTGGCCGCCCTGGCGCTGCTGACGCTCGGGTTCTTCGGCCTGGTGGCGCGGCTCACGGTGTCACCGGGAGTGCGCCGCGGCAACTGA
- a CDS encoding ATP/GTP-binding protein, translated as MTPTEPAAPVAAAPVAAVRPPLPVKMVIAGGFGVGKTTAVGSISEIEPLTTEAAITEVAAGVDDLSHTPSKTTTTVAMDFGCITIDPTLKLYLFGTPGQERFGFMWDDIVEGAVGGLVIVDTRRLDDCYAAVDYFEHRQIPFAVAVNAFDGKVEHTLEEVRWALDVAERVPVLVFDARERGSVRDALLVVLELALARTEG; from the coding sequence GTGACTCCGACTGAACCGGCCGCCCCCGTCGCGGCCGCTCCGGTGGCCGCCGTACGACCGCCGCTGCCGGTCAAGATGGTGATCGCGGGCGGCTTCGGCGTGGGCAAGACCACCGCCGTGGGCTCCATCTCCGAGATCGAGCCGCTGACCACCGAGGCCGCCATCACGGAGGTCGCGGCGGGCGTGGACGACCTCAGCCACACCCCGAGCAAGACCACCACCACCGTGGCGATGGACTTCGGCTGCATCACCATCGACCCGACCCTGAAGCTGTACCTGTTCGGCACGCCCGGGCAGGAGCGGTTCGGCTTCATGTGGGACGACATCGTCGAGGGCGCCGTCGGCGGCCTCGTCATCGTCGACACGCGCCGCCTCGACGACTGCTACGCCGCCGTCGACTACTTCGAGCACCGGCAGATCCCGTTCGCGGTCGCCGTCAACGCCTTCGACGGCAAGGTCGAGCACACCCTGGAGGAGGTGCGCTGGGCGCTCGACGTGGCCGAGCGCGTCCCTGTGCTGGTGTTCGACGCCCGCGAGCGAGGCTCGGTCCGGGACGCGCTGCTCGTCGTACTGGAGCTGGCGCTGGCGCGCACGGAGGGCTGA
- a CDS encoding DUF742 domain-containing protein — protein MPDGSPPPDGPEPVGPAPAVRPFLVTAGRVAPTASGRPVPVETQVVATAEGLAELDDLTFEQYDIVAACRQPQSVAELAARLRLHLNVVRVLAEDLRAAGLLAVHVPDTGVIHDATVLRRVIDALRAIPDSRGVLRDSD, from the coding sequence ATGCCGGACGGCTCCCCACCGCCGGACGGTCCGGAACCGGTCGGTCCCGCCCCCGCCGTACGGCCGTTCCTGGTCACCGCCGGCCGGGTCGCGCCCACCGCGTCCGGCCGGCCGGTGCCGGTGGAGACCCAGGTGGTGGCCACCGCCGAGGGTCTCGCCGAACTCGACGACCTCACCTTCGAGCAGTACGACATCGTCGCCGCCTGCCGGCAGCCGCAGTCCGTCGCCGAACTCGCGGCCCGGCTCAGGCTGCACCTCAACGTCGTACGGGTCCTCGCCGAGGACCTGCGCGCCGCCGGACTCCTGGCGGTGCACGTCCCCGACACCGGCGTCATCCACGACGCCACCGTCCTGCGCAGGGTCATCGACGCCCTGCGTGCCATCCCCGACTCCCGAGGGGTACTGCGTGACTCCGACTGA
- a CDS encoding roadblock/LC7 domain-containing protein, protein MSTSTGDTPPAGATTPAELQAAAADFTWLLNRFATETAGVVDAIAVSSDGLLIAVSELREHADSERLAAIVSGITSLAAGASGNYGLGGLNKVIIDLEGGHVLVSAIGSGAVLGVVTDKEAKLGNIAYEMTLFANRAGSALSPQLVLQLKNSVGAASAR, encoded by the coding sequence GTGAGTACGTCGACAGGTGACACTCCCCCCGCGGGAGCCACCACGCCGGCCGAACTGCAGGCCGCCGCAGCCGACTTCACCTGGCTGCTCAACCGTTTCGCGACCGAGACCGCGGGCGTCGTCGACGCCATCGCGGTGTCGTCCGACGGGCTGCTCATCGCGGTGTCCGAGCTGCGCGAGCACGCCGACTCCGAGCGGCTGGCCGCGATCGTCTCCGGCATCACGTCCCTGGCCGCCGGCGCCTCCGGCAACTACGGCCTGGGCGGCCTCAACAAGGTCATCATCGACCTGGAGGGCGGCCATGTCCTGGTCTCCGCCATCGGCAGCGGCGCCGTCCTCGGCGTCGTCACCGACAAGGAGGCCAAGCTCGGCAACATCGCCTACGAGATGACGCTGTTCGCCAACCGGGCCGGCAGCGCGCTCAGTCCCCAGCTCGTGCTCCAGCTCAAGAACAGCGTCGGCGCCGCGTCCGCGCGCTGA
- a CDS encoding ATP-binding protein — protein sequence MSTNEVDAPPRSAPPRLRRGRLRHFADRWPFRRKLNLLVGIPLAVVAVLLSYLIADQVGQARDAASAADLVRNSEQVAGLVNDLESEHQLAILLSVRYEAGGKGVESTLAGYRKAQDKVDAQIVKVREAFGDGLPDGEAQALKEVEGLTSLRGTVEQSYLPASNIDPAYNNAARTVIGGLGLDRNSELAATFTGNLLDSLLRADAAHGSFETGVFSATTGDTNAQIEFTTAVGAYELYNNQVERFSRFAGPEQADELSGVEHTDAMREIAEAYAELQVAPSTLQAGSPAEVRRAFQDALGDYPAYPRQAEARLKITSSLIGQIADRADGARSDAAWRAGLLLNIGLLGFALWIVFSVIVRRSVVRPVQALTGAAQEVAEVAGRELARVADDDEDDSPPKLREMPVTADDEIGELAEVFNRVQTTAIALLERQVLSRRNVAEMFGNVGRRVSNLTARQLSLIDAVERGETDPALLERLYSIDHIAVRLRRNADSLMLLAGIRETVLDSGPTALTNVVRAALGQIEGFRRVQLHARTEVMVEPDIIGDLTLMVAELLENAVSFSPAGSPVEVYVRDTSAAEAAGGATIVVADHGLGMGADRLAEENARLIRRERLDVVPTKVLGLFVVGTLARRWGIGVALSRTPGGGVTAEVSVPPSLLLAMSPVGTAAGAARTPAAVDRATASGAPTETAAARTAVAEAPDTARGFAEPPLPGTPAGPRRAAVTRDNTTRDGHPGPLPRRVPRRDPDPADPEPVADTTPGTGPAPIAHSVSADTAQDEERPFVPRARGEAEAGVVHARPEDTTPTHSGEAGRAVSSFEVRPDETALSDRSAGDSPRPLRRRVRGATLRTTVDAAAQYAARQPARPADAAAVRDALDEFEAAVERANRDSRAPDDDDRPGGSAPRPTTDPHHQNHLPEGAEQ from the coding sequence GTGTCCACGAACGAGGTGGACGCGCCGCCCCGGTCGGCTCCGCCGCGGCTCAGGCGCGGTCGTCTCCGGCACTTCGCCGACCGGTGGCCGTTCCGGCGAAAGCTCAATCTGCTCGTCGGCATCCCGCTGGCCGTCGTGGCCGTCCTGCTCTCCTACCTCATCGCCGACCAGGTGGGCCAGGCGAGGGACGCGGCGTCGGCGGCCGACCTGGTGCGCAACAGCGAGCAGGTGGCCGGGCTGGTCAACGACCTGGAGAGCGAGCACCAGCTGGCCATCCTGCTGTCCGTACGCTACGAGGCCGGCGGCAAGGGCGTCGAGTCCACCCTCGCCGGCTACCGCAAGGCGCAGGACAAGGTCGACGCACAGATCGTGAAGGTGCGCGAGGCCTTCGGCGACGGGCTGCCGGACGGTGAGGCGCAGGCGCTGAAGGAGGTCGAGGGCCTCACCAGTCTGCGCGGCACGGTCGAGCAGAGCTACCTGCCCGCCAGCAACATCGACCCCGCCTACAACAACGCCGCCAGGACCGTGATCGGCGGGCTCGGCCTGGACCGCAACTCCGAGCTCGCGGCCACCTTCACCGGCAATTTGCTCGACTCCCTGCTGCGGGCCGACGCCGCGCACGGCTCCTTCGAGACCGGCGTGTTCTCCGCGACGACCGGTGACACGAACGCCCAGATCGAGTTCACGACCGCCGTCGGCGCCTACGAGCTCTACAACAACCAGGTCGAGCGGTTCTCCCGGTTCGCCGGCCCGGAGCAGGCCGACGAGCTGTCGGGCGTCGAGCACACCGACGCCATGCGGGAGATCGCCGAGGCGTACGCCGAACTGCAGGTCGCTCCCAGCACGTTGCAGGCCGGTTCCCCGGCCGAGGTCAGGAGGGCGTTCCAGGACGCCCTGGGCGACTACCCCGCCTACCCGCGGCAGGCGGAGGCCCGGCTGAAGATCACCTCTTCGCTGATCGGCCAGATCGCGGACCGCGCCGACGGCGCCCGCAGCGACGCCGCCTGGCGGGCCGGTCTGCTGCTGAACATCGGTCTGCTCGGCTTCGCACTGTGGATCGTGTTCTCCGTCATCGTGCGCCGCTCGGTGGTACGGCCCGTGCAGGCCCTCACCGGTGCCGCGCAGGAGGTCGCCGAGGTGGCCGGCCGTGAACTGGCCCGGGTCGCCGACGACGACGAGGACGACAGCCCGCCGAAGCTGCGCGAGATGCCGGTCACCGCGGACGACGAGATCGGTGAGCTGGCCGAGGTGTTCAACCGGGTGCAGACCACCGCGATCGCGCTCCTGGAGCGGCAGGTGCTCAGCAGGCGCAACGTGGCCGAGATGTTCGGCAACGTCGGGCGCCGGGTCAGCAACCTGACGGCACGTCAGTTGTCGTTGATCGACGCGGTGGAGCGCGGCGAGACGGACCCGGCGCTGCTCGAACGCCTCTACTCCATCGACCACATCGCCGTTCGTCTGCGGCGCAACGCGGACAGTCTGATGCTGCTGGCCGGCATCCGCGAGACCGTCCTCGACTCGGGGCCGACGGCGCTGACCAACGTCGTACGCGCGGCGCTCGGTCAGATCGAGGGCTTCCGGCGGGTGCAGCTGCACGCGCGCACCGAGGTCATGGTGGAGCCCGACATCATCGGCGACCTCACCCTGATGGTGGCCGAACTCCTGGAGAACGCGGTGTCGTTCTCGCCCGCCGGCAGCCCGGTCGAGGTGTACGTCCGTGACACCTCGGCGGCGGAGGCCGCGGGCGGCGCGACGATCGTGGTCGCCGACCACGGCCTGGGCATGGGCGCCGACCGGCTCGCCGAGGAGAACGCCCGTCTCATCCGCCGTGAGCGGCTGGACGTGGTGCCGACGAAGGTGCTCGGCCTGTTCGTGGTGGGCACGCTGGCCCGCCGCTGGGGCATCGGCGTCGCCCTGTCCCGCACGCCGGGCGGCGGTGTGACGGCGGAGGTGTCGGTGCCGCCCTCGCTGCTGCTGGCGATGAGCCCGGTGGGGACCGCCGCCGGTGCGGCGAGGACACCGGCAGCCGTCGACCGGGCCACCGCTTCCGGGGCGCCGACGGAGACGGCCGCCGCCCGCACGGCGGTCGCCGAAGCCCCGGACACCGCCCGCGGGTTCGCCGAACCGCCGCTTCCCGGCACGCCCGCCGGCCCGCGCCGGGCGGCCGTCACCCGGGACAACACTACGCGCGACGGCCACCCCGGCCCGCTCCCCCGCCGAGTCCCCCGCAGGGACCCGGACCCCGCGGATCCGGAGCCCGTCGCGGACACGACGCCCGGAACCGGACCGGCTCCGATTGCCCACTCGGTGTCCGCCGACACGGCGCAGGACGAGGAGAGGCCCTTCGTGCCGCGGGCCCGTGGGGAAGCCGAGGCCGGTGTGGTGCACGCTCGGCCCGAGGACACCACCCCCACCCACTCGGGCGAGGCAGGCCGGGCGGTATCGTCCTTCGAGGTCAGGCCGGACGAGACAGCGCTGTCCGACCGGTCGGCCGGCGACTCCCCCCGTCCTCTGCGCCGCCGCGTGCGCGGTGCCACCCTGCGTACGACCGTCGACGCCGCCGCCCAGTACGCGGCCCGGCAACCCGCCCGCCCCGCCGACGCGGCAGCCGTCCGGGACGCCCTCGACGAGTTCGAGGCGGCCGTGGAACGCGCCAACCGCGACAGCCGTGCCCCGGACGACGACGACCGCCCCGGCGGATCCGCCCCGCGTCCGACCACCGACCCGCACCACCAGAACCACCTCCCGGAAGGAGCCGAGCAGTGA